A portion of the Podospora pseudoanserina strain CBS 124.78 chromosome 2, whole genome shotgun sequence genome contains these proteins:
- a CDS encoding hypothetical protein (EggNog:ENOG503NYQ1; COG:S): protein MASSEVDQKFLGKAAKAVEHENPLLASVLYKILGLSINLSHQLVKAKKQRRPDGTPTSAQLDLSFHIIWLSREGLVLLEQYVVPMVGAYTELKVLAYKLRASFYHIFVLFHNTPPVSSMGVNTPDPQNTPQSRLDKGKGVATDDGSAPSSAKPSRNFEGGPVGPPPGFGPESPSAFLLKPGDYLPIAHQYFKEAAELADKILWGSHSLRLSVKTEYAAFLYECVHDFEGSRKLAKETVAQVYDATEGIDNDMFNDACELVTVLGKMMKRGLNSSNKNPASSTGSQPPARTEKGEPSAPPGMI, encoded by the coding sequence ATGGCGTCCTCCGAAGTTGATCAAAAGTTTCTCGGCAAGGCCGCCAAGGCCGTCGAGCACGAAAACCCCCTGCTTGCTTCCGTCCTGTACAAGATCCTGGGACTCTCCATCAACCTTTCACATCAGCttgtcaaggccaagaaacAACGACGACCGGATGGAACCCCCACATCAGCCCAACTGGATCTGTCATTTCACATAATATGGCTCTCTCGAGAAGgattggtgttgctggaGCAGTATGTGGTGCCCATGGTGGGGGCCTATACCGAACTCAAGGTGCTCGCATACAAGCTGCGTGCTTCCTTCTACCACATTTTCGTCCTATTCCACAACACGCCCCCGGTATCTTCGATGGGCGTCAACACACCCGACCCCCAGAATACACCACAATCACGACtggacaagggcaagggagtCGCGACGGATGACGGCAGTGCTCCATCAAGCGCAAAACCAAGCCGAAATTTTGAAGGAGGACCGGTtgggccaccaccaggcTTTGGTCCTGAGTCACCATCAGCGTTCCTTCTCAAGCCCGGCGATTATTTACCAATAGCCCATCAGTACTtcaaggaggctgccgaaCTTGCCGACAAGATCTTGTGGGGCTCACATTCATTACGCCTGTCGGTCAAGACAGAGTATGCTGCCTTTTTATACGAATGTGTCCACGATTTCGAAGGAAGTCGAAAATTGGCCAAGGAAACAGTCGCCCAGGTCTATGACGCCACGGAAGGAATCGACAACGACATGTTCAACGATGCCTGTGAACTAGTGACCGttttggggaagatgatgaaacGAGGGCTTAATTCGAGCAACAAGAACCCAGCATCAAGCACGGGCTCGCAGCCGCCAGCGAGGACAGAGAAGGGAGAGCCAAGCGCGCCACCAGGGATGATATAA
- a CDS encoding hypothetical protein (EggNog:ENOG503P8Q3), whose protein sequence is MCKYYAHAFLCKHITFSFATFCDPASMIQTRCGDRSIWQTIRMEEYCDDCKAYYPAPSSAHSSRRR, encoded by the coding sequence ATGTGTAAATACTACGCCCACGCCTTCCTCTGCAAGCACATCACCTTCTCGTTTGCCACCTTTTGCGACCCGGCCAGCATGATCCAGACCCGCTGCGGGGACAGGTCGATATGGCAGACGATCCGCATGGAGGAGTACTGTGACGACTGCAAGGCTTATTACCCAGCACCGTCGTCGGCTCACTCGTCAAGGCGGCGGTAA
- a CDS encoding hypothetical protein (COG:I; EggNog:ENOG503P095), which produces MLWYFLYPFRGTTDAPKLAPEHPLRVAFQLYAKWAASHVKIVLPSSTALIFMFLYIFPFLYTTDVTNITSGVSNLPHHVWTDAQPLELDVEPDVIMRSIWVHGSYMKALEKNVLLGALELQDELLGPTTNFNPRQPANRPETSEPEVVDGDLTPRQRDAYHIINGLTNQSWFFHSPLQYWAGSAGNIQNDQDILETVNARKTQSTSVNVTLRHSIVFSGKRFEERRLVAADALVITLIHLRDSPVGRRWVRRAEELANERSDTWKIIPSDGRSLSDQLYEFQFRPLSWPDVGLLTVAYSISLFYLLLHLRKLRALKSKLGLMVSILVQITASIVSSFTVCAIFKIDLSRVPSYAYPLVVLAISLENSLRLINAVIMTSSTISNSDRIGEAFGETAHIAIANRVQNLLILLGLSRYSNPGVAAFCTFVAIATVFDFIYLSTFLLSVLSVDVRQRELLELEKAFLSRTKSSEKDKNKSAWTELVNQLRVGETAVSTRIAGTIVVICFVLTAQSHYATEGNRQWLSQLFSLPWNRTVRSAPKPSLLIDIHQARSPTSWLRLQDHETAREVINVVKPWAHSYVARVYDPIIFVLKGSDRVPRTREPMFLPAVYDFLHHEVPNFVVLLMLVFAAILLGTKYLLRDEYEDLGSEHPDDEPLISVKSLTKGHKLDVVMMAASPGGSLVSVGLDRAIQVWDVPIGSGHRVASDHECPLENPFPVLSMAIDYGSKWLALVSWQRVFLWNLEEQQWAGTRDIDLGGHKPEALFFCHKGAGTTPTLVLVRRNGMGLEMELEVDESRDFTICKTPLVWAVQFPDKSHSFNNNHHPPIAILTASRKSCVHLVRQQGNEWVSTEVNFGEREARDVHCVLPIPALSAYLIGRSRSVDLVDLESSTILRTFSTEVMQPRTLKHIPQMRAHQPNLTSLTLSYVSTKTGDLVIQTYLPEKEDDNLVSYCPSDPRSSGHRRLGELTERKRRIPNPGVWEALPGGNILGVRRKQSPPTTNRPRSLSNNNTGGMMMRKRRGVVGSQQQKQQQQQAANGGHHHNPPETTRWEAWVMNHPESTCGFETRLLDEEDGLLNDQQQLMISEVGPMVKFGNMSVAVALGNVVKVVSVGHEHFDVGLGDGFGGGLGGGMMMMMESKMGLASRRRKVGGGRGVGSMGNGGVRVVG; this is translated from the exons ATGCTGTGGTATTTTCTCTACCCCTTCCGAGG GACGACGGATGCCCCTAAGCTCGCACCAGAACATCCACTGCGGGTCGCCTTCCAACTTTATGCAAAATGGGCTGCAAGCCATGTCAAAATTGTCCTGCCGTCTTCGACGGCCTTGATTTTCATGTTTTTGTAtattttccccttcctctaCACCACCGAtgtcaccaacatcaccagcgGCGTGTCCAACCTCCCACACCATGTGTGGACTGACGCTCAGCCTCTTGAGTTGGACGTTGAGCCTGATGTGATAATGCGCTCAATTTGGGTCCACGGGAGCTATATGAAGGCTCTCGAGAAAAATGTCTTACTGGGCGCACTCGAACTTCAGGATGAGCTTTTGGGACCGACCACCAACTTCAACCCCCGCCAACCAGCAAACAGGCCCGAGACATCCGAGCCCGAAGTCGTCGATGGTGACCTGACTCCCCGCCAGCGAGATGCCTATCATATCATCAACGGCCTCACCAACCAGTCGTGGTTCTTTCACTCGCCACTCCAGTATTGGGCCGGCTCAGCAGGTAATATCCAAAACGACCAGGACATTCTCGAGACGGTCAATGCCAGGAAAACTCAGTCGACGTCTGTCAATGTCACCCTGCGACACTCGATTGTGTTCAGCGGCAAGCGGTTCGAAGAGCGCCGTCTCGTCGCTGCCGACGCCCTGGTCATCACTCTGATTCACCTCCGAGACTCGCCGGTTGGCCGACGATGGGTGAGAAGAGCTGAGGAGCTGGCAAATGAGCGCAGCGATACGTGGAAAATCATCCCTTCGGACGGCAGGAGCCTTTCAGATCAGCTGTACGAGTTTCAGTTTCGACCCTTGTCGTGGCCTGATGTGGGACTTTTGACGGTGGCCTATTCCATCTCGCTGTTCTACCTGTTGCTTCATCTCAGGAAGCTTCGCGCCCTCAAATCCAAGCTAGGGCTCATGGTCTCGATACTCGTTCAGATCACCGCGTCCATCGTGTCGAGCTTCACGGTTTGCGCCATATTCAAGATTGATCTTTCTCGAGTGCCTTCGTACGCCTACCCGCTGGTGGTTCTTGCCATCAGTCTGGAGAACTCGTTGCGGCTGATCAACGCCGTCATTATGACGtcctccaccatcagcaacagtGACAGGATAGGGGAGGCCTTCGGAGAGACAGCAcacatcgccatcgccaaccgAGTGCAAAACCTGCTGATATTGTTGGGTTTATCACGGTATTCGAACCCGGGTGTCGCCGCCTTTTGCACCTTTGTTGCGATTGCGACCGTGTTTGACTTCATCTACCTGTCAACATTTTTGCTGTCTGTCCTCAGCGTCGATGTCAGGCAAAGGGAACTGCtcgagttggagaaggcCTTCTTGTCGCGCACCAAGTCTTCcgaaaaagacaaaaacaaGTCAGCCTGGACGGAACTGGTCAACCAACTCCGTGTTGGCGAAACCGCAGTGTCGACCAGGATTGCCGGAACCATTGTCGTCATCTGCTTTGTGCTCACGGCACAGTCTCACTATGCGACAGAAGGCAACCGGCAGTGGCTGAGCCAACTCTTCAGCTTGCCATGGAACAGGACCGTTAGAAGCGCTCCGAAGCCGTCGTTGCTGATTGATATTCACCAGGCCAGAAGCCCGACCTCATGGCTCCGCCTTCAAGACCACGAGACGGCTCGGGAAGTCATCAACGTCGTCAAGCCATGGGCTCACAGCTACGTGGCTCGTGTGTACGATCCCATCATTTTCGTCTTGAAGGGCTCCGACCGCGTCCCTCGCACCCGAGAGCCCATGTTTCTACCTGCCGTGTATGACTTTTTGCATCACGAAGTGCCCAATTTCGTCGTGTTATTAATGCTAGTGTTTGCGGCTATACTGTTGGGTACAAAGTATCTTCTCCGGGACGAGTATGAAGATTTGGGGTCGGAGCATCCGGACGATGAGCCGTTGATTTCTGTCAAGTCTTTGACCAAGGGCCACAAGCTGGATGTTGTCATGATGGCTGCGTCACCGGGTGGTTCGCTGGTGTCGGTTGGTCTTGATCGTGCTATTCAGGTTTGGGACGTGCCAATAGGATCCGGGCACAGGGTCGCCTCGGATCACGAATGCCCTTTGGAGAATCCTTTCCCGGTGCTGAGCATGGCCATCGACTATGGGTCCAAAtggttggctttggtgtcGTGGCAAAGGGTGTTTTTGTGGAATCTGGAGGAACAGCAGTGGGCCGGGACGAGAGACATTGACTTGGGCGGACATAAGCCAGAAGCATTGTTTTTCTGCCACAAAGGGGCGGGTACAACGCCGAccttggtgctggtgaggaggaacgGAATGGGACTGGAGATGGAACTGGAAGTCGACGAGTCGAGAGATTTCACCATCTGCAAAACACCACTCGTCTGGGCGGTACAGTTTCCAGATAAAT CTCACTCATTCAAcaataaccaccacccaccaatAGCCATCCTCACAGCCTCTCGCAAGAGCTGCGTTCACCTGGTTAGGCAGCAGGGGAACGAATGGGTCTCGACCGAAGTCAACTTTGGCGAGCGAGAAGCCAGGGACGTCCACTGCGTCCTTCCCATCCCGGCCTTGTCTGCGTATTTGATCGGGCGGTCTCGATCAGTCGACCTCGTGGATCTCGAGTCGTCCACCATCCTTCGCACCTTTTCGACCGAGGTCATGCAACCGCGCACGTTGAAGCACATACCGCAGATGAGGGCTCATCAGCCAAATCTCACGTCACTTACTTTATCATACGTCAGCACAAAAACGGGGGATCTAGTCATCCAAACTTATCTGCCGGAAAAGGAAGACGATAATCTTGTATCGTACTGCCCTTCAGATCCGAGAAGCAGCGGCCACAGACGGCTTGGGGAGCTCacggagaggaagagaaggattCCCAACCCGGGCGTGTGGGAGGCTCTTCCGGGTGGGAATATTCTTGGGGTTAGAAGGAAGCAAAGCCCGCCGACGACAAACCGACCACGGTCGCTCTCCAACAATAACAcgggtgggatgatgatgcggaAGAGacgaggggtggtgggaagtcagcagcagaagcagcagcagcagcaagctgcCAATGGCGGCCACCATCATAATCCGCCAGAAACGACGAGGTGGGAGGCGTGGGTGATGAATCATCCGGAAAGTACATGCGGATTTGAGACGAGGCtgttggatgaggaagacGGGCTGCTGAATgatcagcagcagctcatGATTTCGGAGGTTGGGCCGATGGTCAAGTTTGGCAACATGAGCGTTGCTGTTGCGCTGGGGAATGTGGTCAAGGTTGTCAGCGTGGGGCATGAGCATTTTGatgtggggttgggggatgggtttgggggggggttggggggtgggatgatgatgatgatggagtcGAAGATGGGTTTGGCGagtaggaggaggaaggtggggggtgggaggggggttgggtcgatggggaatgggggggtgagggtggtagGGTAG
- a CDS encoding hypothetical protein (EggNog:ENOG503NZ2I; COG:I) — translation MDGGLIEDESHNPDPIAELIENYNELNSSVIEELAEEPSPLEFMRYVAKNTPFVVRGAARDWKATKEWNVNFLKDFLKHETVNVAVTPHGNADAPTPHPTPSSPLVFAQPHEEDQPFPVFLDYLTTQSSLPAGGEPIGEVRYAQTQNDNLRHEYLRLFSHCLPSIPFARIALDRDADAINLWIGNQHSTTALHKDNYENIYVQIRGRKHFVLLPPICHPCVNERLLPSAVYSRKTTSPTEAANKEEPASSPEADGSASSPSYLELKVSEQKVPFPTWDPDRPFKNETEYSCLACPVRASLNPGDMLYLPALWYHKVAQSVDNEGVCVAVNYWYDMDFTGPLYPLSTFVRSVYKKELRGEEEEKEEEKEEEKAVNEQDLVDNAEQHLRLT, via the exons ATGGATGGTGGCCTTATCGAGGATGAATCTCACAACCCAGACCCCATAGCAGAACTCATCGAAAACTACAATGAGCTCAACAGCTCCGTCATCGAAGAGCTAGCCGAGGAGCCAAGTCCCCTCGAGTTTATGAGATATGTCGCCAAAAACACCCCTTTCGTCGTACGAGGCGCCGCCAGGGACTGGAAAGCCACCAAAGAGTGGAATGTCAACTTTTTGAAAGACTTTCTCAAACACGAGACGGTGAATGTAGCCGTGACGCCTCACGG CAACGCAGACgccccaacaccacaccccaccccatcctcccccctcgtTTTCGCCCAACCCCACGAAGAAGACCAGCCCTTCCCCGTCTTCCTTGActacctcaccacccagtcctccctcccagccgGCGGTGAGCCCATCGGCGAAGTGAGATACGCCCAGACCCAAAACGACAACCTCCGGCATGAATACCTCCGCCTATTCTCCCAttgcctcccctccatccccttcGCCCGGATAGCCCTCGACCGGGACGCCGACGCGATCAACCTCTGGATAGGAAACCAgcactccaccaccgccctccacAAAGACAACTACGAAAACATCTACGTCCAGATCCGCGGCCGGAAACatttcgtcctcctcccgcccaTCTGCCACCCCTGCGTGAATGAGCGGTTGCTTCCCTCGGCAGTCTACTCACGCAAGACCACTTCCCCAACCGAAGCAGCCAATAAGGAGGAGccggcatcatcaccagaAGCAGATGGGTCTGCATCTTCACCCTCATACCTAGAGCTCAAAGTCTCGGAGCAAAAagtccccttcccaacctgggATCCCGACCGCCCTTTTAAAAACGAAACAGAATACTCCTGCCTCGCCTGCCCTGTGCGAGCCAGTTTAAATCCAGGGGACATGTTATATCTTCCCGCGTTATGGTACCACAAGGTGGCCCAGAGCGTCGACAACGAAGGGGTTTGTGTAGCAGTCAACTACTGGTACGACATGGACTTTACCGGGCCCCTCTACCCCCTAAGCACATTTGTTCGTTCAGTCTACAAAAAAGAGTTgaggggagaagaggaggaaaaggaggaggaaaaggaggaggaaaaggcagTGAATGAGCAAGACCTAGTTGATAATGCTGAGCAGCACCTACGCTTGACATaa
- the SPB1 gene encoding AdoMet-dependent rRNA methyltransferase spb1 (BUSCO:EOG09260V5Q; EggNog:ENOG503NUYV; COG:A): protein MAIQKKHGKGRLDKWYKLAKEKGYRARAAFKLIQLNKKYGFLEKSKVVLDLCAAPGSWCQVAAETMPKDSIIIGVDLSPIKPIPKVITFQSDITTEKCRATIRTHLKTWKADCVLHDGAPNVGTAWVQDSFNQAELALHSLKLATEFLIEGGAFVTKVFRSKDYNSLLWVLKQLFTKVEATKPPSSRNVSAEIFVVCLGYKAPKKLDPRLLDPRTVFEDVADAAPNNEAKVYNPEIKKRKRDGYEEGDYTQYKEIAASEFIQTTDPIAILGQYNALTFKQATNGDVALAALDKLPETTEEIRTCCADLKVLGRKEFKLLLKWRLKVREIFGFPTKKSAKASLADEVAEVEPMDEEMRIQEELQRIADKEKGKKKRERRNANEAKTKEIMRMQMHMTAPMDIGMEQEGPRGEGEIFKLKAVDENGALRKIAKGKMVVIKEAEQKRSGFDSGIGSSGDTDDESDEDGDRLERELDGLYDQYQERKSAADAKYRAKKARKEHDDEEWEGVSADEKGNSDDESDLEMESGSDSENEDEMDVDEKPLISDLDGKGKGKEGLSKRANRFFENEVFADILGEIEEEEEGEEEEVQVLQDEEAAESSDDDIPSIEQQKKMRKEAAAAAKKEKDNTFEIVKRPKAEEQDSDSDWEAVEKKKKKDAKPDIDIVTAEAMTLAHQLARGEKTVHDVIDDGYNKYALKDRDGLPDWFLDDEKKHDKPHKPITKEAAQAIKEKLRAYNARPIKKVAEARARKKFKQAQKLEKLKKKADMLMGDEGLNEKEKASSISKLIAQANKKKRKAPVKVVKAAGANRGLQGRPKGVKGRYKMVDPRMKKEMRALKRVAKKKK, encoded by the exons ATGGCGATCCAGAAGAAGCACGGCAAAGGCCGCTTGGACAAGTGGTACAAGCtcgccaaggagaagggctACAGAGCTCGTGCTGCTTTCAAGCTCATCCAGCTCAACAAGAAATATGGCTTCCTCGAGAAGAGCAAGGTCGTGCTCGATCTTTGCGCCGCGCCCggt TCGTGGTGTCAAGTAGCTGCAGAGACTATGCCCAAagacagcatcatcatcggtgTCGATCTTTCTCCCATCAAGCCCATCCCCAAGGTCATCACCTTCCAGagcgacatcaccaccgaaaAGTGCCGCGCCACGATCCGAACCCACTTGAAGACCTGGAAAGCCGACTGTGTCCTCCACGACGGTGCGCCCAACGTCGGTACCGCCTGGGTGCAGGATTCGTTCAACCAAGCCGAGCTTGCGCTTCACTCTCTGAAGCTCGCCACCGAATTCTTGATCGAGGGCGGCGCCTTTGTCACCAAAGTTTTCCGATCGAAAGATTACAACTCTCTCCTCTGGGTTCTCAAGCAGCTGTTCACCAAGGTCGAAGCCACCAAGCCCCCTTCCTCGCGTAACGTCTCGGCCGAAATTTTCGTTGTTTGCTTGGGTTACAAGGCGCCCAAGAAGCTCGATCCCCGCTTGCTCGACCCCCGCACCGTCTTCGAAGATGTCGCCGATGCGGCTCCCAACAACGAGGCCAAGGTCTACAACCCCGAAAtcaaaaagaggaagagagatggTTACGAGGAGGGTGATTACACTCAGTACAAGGAGATTGCCGCGAGCGAGTTCATCCAGACTACCGATCCGATCGCCATTCTTGGTCAATACAACGCCTTGACCTTCAAGCAAGCGACAAACGGCGATGTGGCCCTGGCGGCTTTGGACAAACTCCCCGAGACCACCGAAGAAATCCGCACATGCTGCGCCGATTTGAAAGTTCTCGGGAGAAAAGAATTCAAGCTCCTCTTGAAATGGCGTTTGAAGGTCCGGGAGATCTTTGGTTTCCCCACCAAGAAATCAGCAAAGGCCAGCTTGGCCGACGAAGTGGCCGAGGTGGAACCGATGGACGAGGAGATGAGAATCCAGGAGGAGCTCCAGAGAATCgccgacaaggagaagggcaagaagaagagggaaaggagaAACGCCAATgaggccaagaccaaggagatTATGCGCATGCAAATGCACATGACGGCGCCTATGGATATCGGCATGGAGCAGGAGGGTCCAAGAGGTGAGGGCGAAATCTTTAAGCTCAAGGCCGTTGACGAAAACGGTGCGCTGCGCAAGATTgccaagggcaagatggTGGTtatcaaggaggccgagcagaAGAGGAGCGGATTCGACTCTGGAATCGGCTCCTCGGGGGATACGGACGATGAGAGcgacgaggatggtgataggttggagagggaacTGGACGGTCTTTATGATCAGTATCAAGAGCGCAAGTCGGCGGCTGATGCGAAATACCgggccaagaaggcgaggaaagagcacgacgatgaggagtgggagggtgTCTCAGCTGACGAGAAGGGGaacagtgatgatgagagcgatttggagatggagagcgGGTCAGATTCGGAGAatgaggatgagatggatgttgatgagaagCCGCTGATAAGCGATCTTGATgggaagggcaaggggaaggaagggctTTCGAAACGTGCGAACCGGTTCTTCGAAAATGAGGTTTTTGCGGACATTTTGGGTGAGatagaggaggaagaggagggagaagaggaggaggtgcaagTGCTGCAAGATGAGGAGGCCGCTGAGTCATCGGATGACGATATTCCAAGCATCGAGCAGCAAAAGAAGATGCGCAaggaggcggctgctgctgcgaagaaggagaaggataaTACGTTTGAGATTGTCAAGCGGCCAAAGGCGGAGGAGCAGGATTCGGATTCTGActgggaggcggtggagaagaagaagaagaaggatgccaagcctg ACATCGACATCGTCACAGCAGAAGCCATGACGCTCGCCCACCAGCTCGCCCGCGGCGAAAAGACGGTCCACGACGTCATCGACGACGGCTACAACAAATACGCCCTTAAAGACCGCGACGGCCTCCCAGACTGGttcctcgacgacgagaAGAAGCATGACAAGCCGCACAagcccatcaccaaggaAGCCGCGCAGgcgatcaaggagaagctgaggGCGTACAATGCCAGACCGATCAAGAAGGTGGCTGAGGCtagggcgaggaagaagtttAAGCAGGCgcagaagctggagaagctgaagaagaaggcggataTGCTGATGGGCGATGAGGGGTTGaatgagaaggagaaggcgagcaGCATCTCGAAGCTGATTGCGCAGgcgaacaagaagaagaggaaggcgccGGTTAAGGTGGTGAAGGCTGCGGGGGCAAACAGAGGGTTGCAGGGGAGGCCgaagggggtgaaggggaggtatAAGATGGTTGATCCtaggatgaagaaggagatgagggcGCTGAAGAGGgtggcgaagaagaagaaatag
- a CDS encoding hypothetical protein (COG:S; EggNog:ENOG503NY59), translating to MTDSTPSARAAKASESTENNDPLLSSPPRSTIGKERRVPSITPRKFQRFFTPRSRVSSKPSAVRKALHDLTAPALNRDQAPASSPLKPISEEQLGAPIEDELPDYRTAKRRKTQHTPSRSHLPSPLPTSPGLLGTPDIRPGLSSPIRHVKFRPNRRMDVDQHDGVSEDEDDEPPLPSPKLKRIVPLHTRGLGGQLVQRMSGDACLGRPVPDWRTDTAKFYSKPEDVHLSSSHEGAPRAIPFCTTSSHKSDLVAVGDEEGYIRLLDASKEFSKIHLSFQAHGNAVIDLAFSGDDKLLATASGDQTGRVIDVETQTPLNVLGHHTASLKQVRFQPGRGQDCVLATSGRDGSIQIWDLRCKGGPVQDISIINEDRLRHGAPKPVNPGCVVNSIYYAHARTQRQTKSAKNSSTTDVARTGEVPGRMGEVSVTSLQFLPPGREHLLLSACEADASVKLWDIRAVHTHRHHKTSTPISMTMNTSGSRIYALCKDNTVYTYATSHLILGIANELKATLPGQEPERRRHYPHVAHEGLGPLYGFRHPLFHATSFYVKAALRPAANGNSEMLAVGSSDGCAVLFPTDERYLSFSTPGSEEESYFVGESTALLPTATPSRPGLRSGGPPGLVRTNSSSLFGRQQHDMGVAVTKRGTPLVRGHDKEVGALTWTADGRKLVTVGDDYLVRCWRDGDEVAKDLRRGGEGEGRRWGCGWGDLGDGWEGDGGEEEDW from the exons ATGACGGACTCAACCCCTTCTGCTCGAGCAGCAAAGGCTTCGGAGTCCACAGAGAACAATGACCCCTTGTTGTCTTCACCACCGAGATCCACCATTGGCAAGGAGCGAAGAGTGCCATCAATTACCCCGAGAAAGTTTCAAAGATTCTTCACCCCCCGATCACGGGTCTCTTCGAAACCCAGTGCCGTTCGAAAGGCGCTCCATGATCTCACTGCTCCCGCCCTTAACCGCGACCAGGCCCCTGCTTCAAGCCCGCTCAAACCCATCTCGGAGGAACAACTCGGGGCCCCCATTGAGGATGAATTGCCTGACTATAGGACCGCCAAGCGAAGAAAAACTCAACACACACCGAGCAGGTCGCATCTTCCCTCACCCCTGCCAACATCTCCAGGTCTTCTTGGAACTCCTGATATCAGGCCAGGTCTGAGCAGCCCGATTCGCCATGTCAAGTTCCGACCGAATCGACGGATGGATGTTGATCAACATGATGGAGTAtcagaggatgaggacgatgagcCCCCATTGCCATCGCCAAAGTTGAAGAGGATTGTACCATTACATACccgggggttgggtggtcaATTGGTCCAAAGAATGTCAGGCGATGCCTGTTTGGGTCGTCCGGTTCCTG ACTGGAGGACTGATACTGCCAAATTTTATAGCAAACCAGAGGACGTTCACCTTTCGTCAAGTCACGAAGGGGCGCCTCGTGCCATTCCTTTTTGTACCACTAGCTCTCACA AAAGTGATCTTGTAGCAGtcggtgatgaagaaggctATATACGCCTCCTTGATGCAAGCAAGGAGTTCTCCAAGATTCACCTGTCTTTCCAAGCTCACGGAAATGCTGTGATCGATTTGGCTTTCTCCGGGGACGACAAACTGCTTGCTACTGCCTCGGGTGACCAGACTGGAAGAGTCATTGACGTGGAAACACAGACTCCTCTCAACGTTTTAGGCCATCACACTGCCTCGTTGAAGCAGGTCCGCTTTCAACCAGGCCGGGGACAGGACTGTGTCCTTGCCACCTCTGGCCGTGATGGAAGTATCCAAATCTGGGACCTGCGGTGCAAAGGTGGACCGGTTCAGGACATATCGATCATTAACGAAGACCGCCTGCGTCATGGTGCCCCCAAGCCCGTCAACCCTGGCTGCGTGGTAAACAGCATCTATTACGCCCACGCCCGCACCCAGCGGCAAACCAAGTCGGCCAagaactcctccaccaccgacgtAGCCCGCACGGGTGAGGTGCCCGGCCGTATGGGCGAAGTCTCGGTAACCTCGTTACAATTCCTCCCCCCTGGCCGCGAGCACCTGCTGCTCTCTGCCTGCGAGGCCGATGCCTCGGTCAAGCTGTGGGATATCCGCGCCGTCCACACCCATCGCCACCACAAGACTTCCACCCCGATCTC CATGACGATGAACACGTCCGGCTCGAGAATCTATGCCCTCTGCAAAGACAACACTGTTTACACCTACGCCACGtcccacctcatcctcggcatcgcAAACGAACTCAAGGCCACCCTCCCCGGGCAGGAACCCGAAAGACGGAGACACTACCCCCATGTAGCACACGAGGGCCTGGGTCCGCTGTATGGTTTCCGCCATCCCTTGTTCCACGCCACGTCGTTTTATGTCAAGGCTGCTCTCCGACCTGCCGCGAACGGAAACAGTGAGATGCTTGCTGTGGGCAGTAGTGATGGTTGCGCGGTTTTGTTTCCTACTGATGAGAGGTacctctccttttccaccccGGGCAGCGAGGAGGAATCTTACTTTGTCGGGGAAAGCACCGCTCTTTTACCGACTGCGACGCCTTCTAGGCCGGGGTTGAGGTCGGGCGGTCCGCCTGGCTTGGTGAGAACGAACAGCAGCTCTTTGTTTGGTCGTCAGCAGCACGACATGGGTGTTGCTGTCACCAAGAGGGGAACTCCGCTGGTGAGGGGTCATGATAAGGAGGTTGGGGCGCTGACTTGGACGGCtgatgggaggaagctggtgaCGGTGGGGGATGATTACCTTgtgaggtgctggagggaTGGCGACGAGGTGGCGA